CGATCAACCCGATGCAGATAAGGCGCATCACGGTCGCGGGCTCGCCGAAGAGATAAATGCCCAACAGGGCCGTGCCGACGGTTCCGATCCCGGTCCAGACCGCATAACCCGTTCCCACAGGCAGGGTCTTCAGCGCCAGGCCGAGCAGGACGACGCTGACGATCATGCTCAGGGCAGTCAGAGCCGAAGGGATGGGACGGGTGAAGCCGTCGGTGTATTTCAGGCCGATCGCCCAGCCGATCTCGAACAGACCGGCCAGACCGAGCAAAGTCCATGCCATGACAGGACCTCCGTCATTGGCAGGGCCGTCCCCACCGGTGTCATGAAGGTGCGAGGTCGTCCTCACCTCTCCAAATATAGGGGGGGCAGAAAACCTTCTCAATACGGGGAATACGCAGCCGGCGGCCTGTTTGTCGGCTTAGTTACCGGCTTCTTCCGAAGGCTGCGGGGGGCGGCCGCCCAAGGCGGCGAGGGGGTTGAAAGGGGCGTAGATCTGATGCTTCCAGCTGTCGCCGCAATTGATGCAGATCGAACGCATCATATGGTCGCTCTGCTCGAGCCGCTTGAGCAGCTTCTGCTGCCGCTCCGTCGCCTCGTTGGCCTCCGCGTCGAAGCCGGAGGGCCGCACGGTCAGCTGGAGAGCCCGGCCTTCCGGGGCGTCTTGGGCGAAGCCGGGCCCGGCAAGGAGAAGGAGACTGGCGGTCAAGGCGAAACGGGTCATCAGGAATCCTAGGCTGATTTGGGCTTTACCCGAAAGGACCCCAGGAGACAATGTTTCGTCAAGGCTTGCCGGCTCCGGGGAGACGAGATGTCCCGCCGGAGCCGTCTTTGTTCGTTTCCAGCCGGAAGGGTCAGATCTGCCGGACGGCGCCCTTGGCGGCGCTGGTGGCCAGCATGGCATAGGCCTTGAGGGCGGCCGAAACCTTGCGCTTGCGCGGCGCGGCCGGCTGCCAGCCCTTGGCCTGCTGCTCGGCGCGGCGGCGCTCCAGCTCCGCCTCGTCCACGGCGAGGTTGATGCGGCGGTTGGGGATGTCGATCTCGACCCGGTCGCCGTCGCGCACGAGGCCGATCGTGCCGCCTTCCGCCGCTTCCGGCGAGACGTGGCCGATGGACAGGCCCGAGGTGCCGCCGGAGAAGCGCCCGTCGGTGATGAGCGCGCAGGCTTTGCCCAGGCCCTTCGACTTCAGGTAGCTGGTGGGATAGAGCATCTCCTGCATGCCCGGTCCGCCGCGCGGGCCCTCGTAGCGGATGACCACCACGTCTCCGGCCTTCACCTTGCCGTTGAGGATGCCGCTCACCGCGTCGTCCTGGCTCTCGAACACGATCGCAGGGCCCGAGAACACCAGGATGCTCTCGTCGACGCCCGCCGTCTTCACGATGCAGCCGTCGAGGGCGAGATTGCCGGACAGCACGGCCAAGCCGCCGTCCTTCGAGAAGGCGTGCTCGGCGTCGCGGATCGTGCCGGCTGCGCGGTCCGTGTCGACGCTGTCGTAGCGGCTCTCCTGGCTGAACGCGACCTGCGTCGGCACTCCGCCGGGAGCGGCGCTGAAGAACTCGTGCACGGCGTGGCTGTTGGTGCGGCGCACGTCCCAACGGTCGAGGGCGCTCTTCATGGTCTCGGAATGGACCGTCGGCACGGACGTGTCGATGAGGCCCGCCCGGTCGAGCTCGCCCAGGATGCCCATGATGCCGCCGGCGCGGTGCACGTCCTCCATGTGCACGTTCGCCACGGCGGGTGCGACCTTGCACAGAACCGGCACGCGGCGCGACAGGCGGTCGATATCCGCCATGGTGAAGTCGACCTCCGCCTCGTGGGCGGCGGCCAGGAGGTGCAGCACCGTGTTGCTCGACCCGCCCATGGCGATGTCCAGCGTCATGGCATTCTCGAAGGCCGCGAAGGACGCGACGGCGCGCGGCAGAACGCTCGCATCGTCCTGCTCGTAATGGCGGCGGGCGAGATCGACGATCAGATGGCCGGCTTCCACGAAGAGGCGGCGGCGGTCGGCGTGGGTGGCGAGCGTCGAGCCGTTGCCCGGCAGCGACAGGCCCAGCGCCTCGGTGAGGCAGTTCATGGAATTGGCCGTGAACATGCCCGAGCAGGAGCCGCAGGTCGGGCAGGCGGAGCGCTCGATGACCTTGATGTCCTCGTCGGCGATCTTGTCGTCGGCGGCCGCCACCATGGCGTCGACGAGGTCGGGCTTCTTGGTCACGCCGTTGAGCACGCCCTTGCCCGCCTCCATCGGTCCGCCGGACACGAAGACCACGGGGATGTTGAGGCGCAGGGCGGCCATCAGCATGCCGGGGGTGATCTTGTCGCAGTTGGAAATGCACACCATGGCGTCGGCACAATGGGCGTTGACCATGTATTCCACGGAATCGGCGATCAGCTCCCGCGAGGGCAGGGAGTAGAGCATGCCGTCATGGCCCATGGCGATGCCGTCGTCGACCGCGATGGTGTTGAATTCCTTGGCGACGCCGCCTGCCTTCTCGATCTCCCGCGCCACGAGCTGGCCGAGGTCCTTCAGGTGGACGTGGCCGGGCACGAACTGGGTGAAGGAGTTCACGACGGCGATGATCGGCTTGCCGAAATCGGAATCCTTCATGCCCGTGGCGCGCCAAAGGCCGCGGGCCCCCGCCATGTTGCGGCCGTGGGTGGTGGTGCGAGAACGATAGGCTGGCATGGTTTCCCCTGAACATCGGACCCAAGAGTGGCCTTCACCTTTGGGGTCGATCCCTTTAAGCGGCATAGTGCCGGATGCGCTGGTCTTTGCCGCCTTGTTCGACTGAAATTGCGTAACTTGCAAGAAAAATTGCCATTCCTTGTGGTCGTGCCTGCTTTGTCGCAATGGAATTGCCGGGCCGTCCGGAGTAAGCAAAGGCCGCGAAGGGGGAATTCTCGTGAATGATGCGCATTCCAGCCAGAAGCTGCGCCGTATCGTCGCCATCGTGGCGGCTCTGAACCTCGGCTATTTCGGGATCGAATTCGCGGTCGCATTGTCCATCGGCTCGGTGTCCCTGTTCGCCGACAGCGTCGACTTCCTGGAGGATGCTTCGATCAACCTCCTCATTCTCGCGGCTCTCGGCTGGGGCGCGAGGATGCAGGCACGGGCCGGGATGGCACTCGCCGGGATCATCCTGGTGCCGGGCATCGCCACTCTCTGGACGGCCTGGGATAAGTTCTGGCAGCCCGTGGCGCCGGATCCGGTATTGCTTTCCCTGGCCGGGACGGGAGCCCTGATCGTCAATCTCTCCTGCGCGTTCCTTCTCGCGCGTTACCGTCATCACAGGGGCAGCCTGACAAAGGCGGCCTTTCTGTCGGCCCGCAACGATGCCGCGGCCAATGTCGCCATCATCGGGGCGGGACTGGTCACGGCCGGAACGCTCTCGGCCTGGCCGGACCTGATCGTCGGTCTTGCCATCGCGGCGATGAACGCCGATGCCGCACGCGAGGTCTGGGAAGCCGCCCGCGAGGAGCACAGGGCTGCAACGCCTTGAGCATTCTTCGGCGAAGTGGCTCCGGTTCGCCGTCGAGAGAATGCCGCAAAGAGAAAAGGGCTGGTTGCATGGTCGTGGAACCGGCTCTGGCATGAAGAACGTTGTCCTGCTCAAATCCCCCTGACGAGGCAGGACTGCGCCATGCTGACAAAAGCCGAACTGGATGCCCCGGCCCATCTGCAATACGAGCCGATCGGAACGGCCGGCCAGGGCCACCCGAGCGACGTGAGGGAATTCGCCACCCTTCGCGAGGCCGTTCACTGGGCCATGAACAACGAGCCGCCTGCCGGCATGGAGGCCGTCATCCGGGCCGCCTCCGGCGCGGTGCTCGGGCCGCGGCACCTCGAGGAAATCTGGGCGAGCCTGCAGGGGCCGTAAACAAAACTGTCAGACCCACCCCAGGCTCAGCGCCGCAACCGCCAGATACCGGCCGGTCTTGGCGAGCGCCACGAGCGGGATGAAGAACCGCAGCGGCTCGCGCATCACGCCCGCCACGATGGTGAGCGGATCGCCGATGATCGGCGTCCAGCTCAACAGCAGGGTCCAGCGCCCGTAGCGGTGGTACCAGGCTTCGGCCCGCGCCATCTGCTTGCGCTTGACGGGGAACCAGGGCCGATCCTCGAAATGGGCGAAGAACCGACCCAAGTACCAGTTCACCACGGAGCCGAGGATGTTGCCCACGCTCGCCACGAGAACGAGAAGCCACCATGGGTAATGGTCGGCCACCAGCATGGCGAAGAGCACAGCTTCCGATTGGAACGGGAACAATGTGGCCGAGAGGAAGGCCGCGGCGAACAGGGCGCCGTATTCGGCAAGATGGGGCATGAGGCGAGGGATCACGCAAGATGGCAGGTCGGCAGGCTCAGGGCTCCAGCGGAAGCCTGAATGAACCGAGCCTTATCATGCTTCCATGTGACTGCCGAGCCGACCCGCCTTGAGCAGGCCGGCTCTGGGGCTTCACACGTTCGCGAGGCTACATCCGCTCGCTGAACGTGCCGTGCTGAGCGCGCGGATTGAGACGCGCGAAATCGTCGCCTTTCACATGAACCAGCGTGGCGTGGTCTCCGCCTTCGAAATAGATGTCGGGCTGGCGCTCCATGCTGTTTTCGACGATCACGTCGAGGCCGTAGCAGGTGCCGACGGGCGGGATGGCGCCGCGGTCGCAGTCGCGGAAGATCTGGACGATCTCATCTTCGGACGCCAGGCGCAGCTCCTGGCCCAGCTCCGACTTGAGATCAGACAGGCGCAGGTGATGCGAGGCCGGCAGAACGGCGAGCATGTAATTGCGTCCGTCGCTGAGCATGATGCCCTTGGCCATCCGGTCGCCCGGCACATGCCCCGCATGAGCCGTGCCCAGCGAAGTCATCGCCGGTTCGTGTTGGATCAGGTCGTAGCTGATGTTCTGATCGGACATGTAGCGCTGAAGAGTGGGCGCGATCGTCATGACAACCTCCTGTGAGACGAGGACGCTCGCATGCCGGGAGGCGGCTGAACTGACACACCGTCGCGTCGGGATGCGCAGTTGCTTTGACAGGCCCCGATGGTACACCCCTGGCGGATCGGCTTCAATTGGCGGAGGGTTGCAGGCGAAAATAATGCCTGGGATCGATTGGACCGAAGGCGCCTTAACCCACGTCATCACCGGCCTTGTGCCGGTGATCGCGATTCTGGAGAGCTCTCCGCTGTCATCCCCGGCGAGCCGAAGGCGAGGGAAGGGGATCCACGATCAAGCGAGCCGCCATGGTTTCCCTTCCGCTCCGCTCCGGCCGGGAATGACAATCGCCATATCATGCCATAGGCCGATACTTGCACCTTGCGCACAGGTTTAATACCAACGATTGACACGGGCCCAATCCAGGCCCGCCATGCGCCTCCCGTGAGACGCCCAGGATTTCTCTCAGGAAGACCTCACTTGGATCAATTCGACGTTGTGGTGATCGGCGCCGGTGCCGCCGGGATGATGTGCGCGGCGGAGGCCGGCAAGCGCGGCCGTTCCGTGCTGGTCGTCGACCATGCCGCCAAGCCCGGCGAGAAGATCCGCATCTCCGGCGGCGGGCGCTGCAACTTCACCAATCTCAACGCCGCTCCGGCCAATTTCATTTCGCAGAACCCGAGCTTCGCCATTTCGGCCCTGCGCCGCTACACGCAGCGGGACTTCATCGCCCTCGTGGAACGCTACGGGATCGCCTATCACGAGAAGACACTGGGCCAGCTCTTCTGCGACGGCTCGTCGAGGCAGATCGTCGATCTGCTCCTGACCGAGATGCGGCAGGCACATGTGGAGCTTCGTCTCGCGACCTCTGTCGAGAGCGTGGAAAAGACCCCGCAAGGCTTTGCGATCGAGCTGTCCCACGGTTCCGTTCAGTGCCGCTCCCTCGTCGTGGCGACGGGTGGAAAGTCCATTCCGAAAATGGGCGCGACCGGGTTCGGCTACGACCTCGCGCAGCAATTCGGCCTGAAGATCGTCGAGACGCGGCCGGCGCTGGTTCCGCTCACCTTGGAACCGACGATGCTCGAGCGCCTCACGCCTCTGGCAGGCGTGTCGGTCGATGCAGTCGCGAGCTGCCGCAAGACGTCGTTTGCCGAGGCCATGCTGTTTACCCATCGCGGCCTGAGCGGCCCCGCGATCCTGCAGATCTCGTCCTATTGGCGCGAGGGAGAAGAAATCGTGCTCTCCCTGCTGCCGGGCGTGAACCTCTTCGAGGAGTTGCGCGCCGCCCGCGCGCAGAACGGGCGGCAGGCGCTGCGGACCGCTTTGTCGGCCTTCCTGCCCAAGCGCTTGGCGCAGCTGATCGCCGAGACGGAGGAGGGGCCCGCCAATCTCGCCGATTACTCAGACAAGAGGCTTCGCGCCGTCGATGAGGCCGTGAACCAATGGCGCTTCAAGCCGGCCGGGTCGGAAGGATATCGCACCGCCGAGGTGACGCTCGGCGGGGTCGATACCCGCGAGCTCGATTCCCGCACCATGGAGGCCAAGGCGATGCCCGGCCTCTACTTCATCGGCGAGGTGGTGGACGTCACGGGCTGGCTCGGCGGCTATAACTTCCAATGGGCCTGGTCGTCCGGCTGGTGCGCCGGGCAGGCGGTCTGAAGGTCATCCGATCCCTGGGCTCTCCCCAGGCCCTGTGATATGCTTTTGATGGTCGCAGCTCATGGGGAGGGTCTCATGCGTTCGGGCATGGTCCTCATCTGGATCGGAGCGCTGTTCATCGTCGCCGGGATCGTGCTTGCAGCGGGGCGGGTTCTCTGGAACGGACGCCTGAGCGAACCGCATCGCACGGACTCGACAGCGGGCGGCACGACGCTGGAGCCGAGGGAGCGGGCCCTGCAGCCGAGGCACCACTGGCCGAGCATCATCCTGGTCGCTCTCGGCATCGTCGTCCTACTGGCGGAAGCGGCCGTCTGACGGGGGAAATGGCTCCGGACCGGCTTTCGGCAGTCCGAAAGAGGTAGAGCCGCGTGCTTTTAGCCGCTGGGCGCTTGCGCAAGGCCGCGGTTCGGGCAACGATCCCTCCATG
This region of Microvirga mediterraneensis genomic DNA includes:
- the sugE gene encoding quaternary ammonium compound efflux SMR transporter SugE, with the translated sequence MAWTLLGLAGLFEIGWAIGLKYTDGFTRPIPSALTALSMIVSVVLLGLALKTLPVGTGYAVWTGIGTVGTALLGIYLFGEPATVMRLICIGLIVSGILGLKLASG
- the ilvD gene encoding dihydroxy-acid dehydratase, with product MPAYRSRTTTHGRNMAGARGLWRATGMKDSDFGKPIIAVVNSFTQFVPGHVHLKDLGQLVAREIEKAGGVAKEFNTIAVDDGIAMGHDGMLYSLPSRELIADSVEYMVNAHCADAMVCISNCDKITPGMLMAALRLNIPVVFVSGGPMEAGKGVLNGVTKKPDLVDAMVAAADDKIADEDIKVIERSACPTCGSCSGMFTANSMNCLTEALGLSLPGNGSTLATHADRRRLFVEAGHLIVDLARRHYEQDDASVLPRAVASFAAFENAMTLDIAMGGSSNTVLHLLAAAHEAEVDFTMADIDRLSRRVPVLCKVAPAVANVHMEDVHRAGGIMGILGELDRAGLIDTSVPTVHSETMKSALDRWDVRRTNSHAVHEFFSAAPGGVPTQVAFSQESRYDSVDTDRAAGTIRDAEHAFSKDGGLAVLSGNLALDGCIVKTAGVDESILVFSGPAIVFESQDDAVSGILNGKVKAGDVVVIRYEGPRGGPGMQEMLYPTSYLKSKGLGKACALITDGRFSGGTSGLSIGHVSPEAAEGGTIGLVRDGDRVEIDIPNRRINLAVDEAELERRRAEQQAKGWQPAAPRKRKVSAALKAYAMLATSAAKGAVRQI
- a CDS encoding cation transporter, with product MNDAHSSQKLRRIVAIVAALNLGYFGIEFAVALSIGSVSLFADSVDFLEDASINLLILAALGWGARMQARAGMALAGIILVPGIATLWTAWDKFWQPVAPDPVLLSLAGTGALIVNLSCAFLLARYRHHRGSLTKAAFLSARNDAAANVAIIGAGLVTAGTLSAWPDLIVGLAIAAMNADAAREVWEAAREEHRAATP
- a CDS encoding YqaA family protein, with the translated sequence MPHLAEYGALFAAAFLSATLFPFQSEAVLFAMLVADHYPWWLLVLVASVGNILGSVVNWYLGRFFAHFEDRPWFPVKRKQMARAEAWYHRYGRWTLLLSWTPIIGDPLTIVAGVMREPLRFFIPLVALAKTGRYLAVAALSLGWV
- a CDS encoding aminoacyl-tRNA deacylase; this encodes MTIAPTLQRYMSDQNISYDLIQHEPAMTSLGTAHAGHVPGDRMAKGIMLSDGRNYMLAVLPASHHLRLSDLKSELGQELRLASEDEIVQIFRDCDRGAIPPVGTCYGLDVIVENSMERQPDIYFEGGDHATLVHVKGDDFARLNPRAQHGTFSERM
- a CDS encoding NAD(P)/FAD-dependent oxidoreductase, which encodes MDQFDVVVIGAGAAGMMCAAEAGKRGRSVLVVDHAAKPGEKIRISGGGRCNFTNLNAAPANFISQNPSFAISALRRYTQRDFIALVERYGIAYHEKTLGQLFCDGSSRQIVDLLLTEMRQAHVELRLATSVESVEKTPQGFAIELSHGSVQCRSLVVATGGKSIPKMGATGFGYDLAQQFGLKIVETRPALVPLTLEPTMLERLTPLAGVSVDAVASCRKTSFAEAMLFTHRGLSGPAILQISSYWREGEEIVLSLLPGVNLFEELRAARAQNGRQALRTALSAFLPKRLAQLIAETEEGPANLADYSDKRLRAVDEAVNQWRFKPAGSEGYRTAEVTLGGVDTRELDSRTMEAKAMPGLYFIGEVVDVTGWLGGYNFQWAWSSGWCAGQAV